The following are encoded in a window of Desulfonatronovibrio magnus genomic DNA:
- a CDS encoding pyruvate carboxylase — MGIKSFEEVVSELKGKRILVANRGIPARRIVRSIREVFHATPMMTATDVDKTAPFTSGAQELLLLGKNPRAYLNIDRIISRAKALKVRAIHPGWGFSSEDFSFPTKCKEAGMVFIGPDPEAMETLGNKVAVRNLAKKLGVPVVPGSEGAVTVEEALDLAYEIGFPVMLKAEGGGGGRGIYEVFKEEQLERAYVKASALAQASFGNPRLYVEKLLTSVRHIEIQVIADKYGNVFAFDERDCTLQRNHQKLVEITPSPWPKMTEELRENLKEYARKLIKAVNYHSLATVEFLVDNEGNPYLIEVNTRLQVEHGITECRYGVDLVEEQIAVSFGSKLRSNESNMTATSHAMQVRVNCEDPQKNFSPNAGLVTRYQSPGGQGVRVDSCITAGYTFPSQYDSAASLLIVYGKSWDKILGTMERALREYIIGGVKTTIPFHRKIITHPQFREGHYDTNFVANTPELMVYRDQEPESLRLSCLVAEISAKGYNPYVQLGEYRTVHDKRLGRFKPSYPEFHDDHDSPYPRGDRDAILDYIRDSDHVHFCDTTTRDITQSNSGNRFRLAEDRLIGPYLDNCGFFSLENGGGAHFHVAMMANMTYPFTEAKEWNQFAPKSLKQILIRSTNVLGYKPQPRNIMRLTGEMICEDYDVIRCFDFLNHIDNMVPFAEVAMNSRKNIFEPAISMSYARDFDIEHYMGVVEEIIDMIKKVTGLSRSAAQKKFILGLKDMAGVCPPAFIRQLVTEIRDEYPELVVHYHRHYTDGLFVPAVAEAARAGAHIVDTAIGAAVRWYGQGEVLSTAAYIEELGMKTNLNKEMIRKCGFLLKQIMPYYDRYTAPYFQGIDYDVVEHGMPGGATSSSQEGAMKQGYIHLLPYMLKFLAGIRKITRYHDVTPGSQITWNTSFLTISNVYKEKGDHGVRKLLRVLDKVNSTPEDQLDEKTKEDRLEIYKHSNDAFRNLLIGKFGRLPLGFPPDWVYESAFGEKFEEALRTRTEDSPLASLEDIDVDKERENLISHIDREPTDEELVIYLNHPGDALTNIQFKCQFGDPNQLPLDVWFEGLRSGEEMTFEDSNGKPHNLMILDISAPDHNGMSVVRYSLDSEFLTYQVKVSEGFGGPKDALEMADPKDIYQIGAPNNCDLWVMHVKPGDKVKKGEELFNISIMKQEKAVTSPVDGIVRRVLKFADYQEDKIMVPVQEGELLIELGPVPNTCTGCGGHIVLEECKFCPECGNRV, encoded by the coding sequence ATGGGTATTAAATCTTTCGAAGAAGTTGTGTCTGAGCTTAAGGGCAAAAGGATACTGGTGGCCAACAGAGGAATTCCGGCCAGAAGGATTGTTCGTTCCATCAGGGAAGTTTTTCATGCTACACCGATGATGACTGCTACTGATGTTGATAAGACAGCTCCTTTTACTTCAGGTGCTCAAGAGTTGCTTTTACTTGGGAAAAATCCAAGAGCGTATCTAAACATTGACAGGATTATTTCCAGGGCCAAGGCTTTGAAAGTGAGAGCTATTCATCCGGGTTGGGGATTTTCTTCCGAGGACTTTTCCTTTCCTACAAAATGCAAAGAAGCAGGCATGGTTTTCATTGGACCGGATCCTGAAGCCATGGAAACTCTTGGCAACAAGGTGGCTGTGCGAAATCTGGCCAAGAAACTCGGAGTACCTGTTGTACCAGGTTCTGAAGGGGCGGTTACTGTAGAAGAAGCATTGGATCTGGCCTATGAAATAGGCTTTCCGGTCATGCTTAAGGCAGAGGGTGGCGGCGGAGGTCGCGGTATTTATGAAGTTTTTAAAGAGGAGCAGTTGGAAAGGGCTTATGTAAAGGCCTCTGCTCTTGCTCAGGCTTCTTTTGGCAATCCCAGACTTTATGTTGAAAAGCTTCTGACTTCTGTAAGACATATTGAAATCCAGGTGATTGCTGACAAGTATGGCAATGTGTTTGCCTTTGATGAAAGGGATTGCACGCTGCAGAGAAATCATCAGAAGCTGGTGGAGATAACCCCTTCTCCATGGCCTAAAATGACTGAAGAGTTGCGTGAGAATCTAAAAGAATATGCAAGAAAACTGATTAAGGCTGTTAACTATCATTCTCTGGCGACTGTTGAATTTCTGGTGGACAATGAAGGCAATCCCTATTTAATTGAAGTAAATACCAGGCTTCAGGTTGAGCATGGCATAACTGAATGCAGATATGGTGTTGATCTTGTTGAAGAACAGATTGCTGTTTCATTTGGTTCAAAGCTGCGTTCCAATGAATCCAATATGACAGCCACCAGCCATGCCATGCAGGTTCGGGTAAACTGTGAAGATCCCCAGAAAAACTTTTCCCCCAATGCAGGTCTGGTGACAAGGTACCAGTCTCCCGGTGGCCAGGGCGTAAGAGTGGATTCATGTATTACTGCAGGTTACACTTTTCCTTCCCAGTATGACTCAGCAGCATCCCTTCTTATTGTTTACGGCAAATCCTGGGACAAAATCCTGGGTACAATGGAAAGGGCCTTGCGAGAGTATATTATAGGGGGTGTCAAAACCACCATCCCCTTCCACCGCAAAATAATTACTCATCCACAATTCAGGGAAGGGCATTATGATACCAATTTTGTAGCCAATACTCCTGAATTGATGGTTTACCGTGATCAGGAGCCTGAGTCACTTCGTCTGTCCTGCCTTGTTGCTGAGATTTCCGCCAAGGGATATAATCCTTATGTTCAGCTTGGGGAATACAGAACAGTACACGATAAAAGGCTGGGCAGATTCAAACCTTCATATCCGGAATTTCATGATGATCATGACAGCCCTTACCCCAGAGGGGACAGGGATGCTATTCTTGATTATATTCGCGATTCAGATCATGTACACTTCTGTGATACAACGACCAGAGATATAACTCAGTCCAATAGCGGCAACAGGTTTCGTCTGGCTGAAGATCGACTGATTGGACCCTACCTTGATAATTGTGGCTTCTTCTCCCTTGAAAACGGTGGAGGTGCTCATTTTCATGTGGCTATGATGGCTAACATGACGTATCCGTTTACAGAAGCCAAAGAATGGAATCAATTTGCTCCCAAGTCTCTTAAGCAGATACTTATCCGTTCCACCAATGTTCTGGGCTATAAACCCCAACCCAGAAATATTATGCGTCTGACAGGTGAAATGATTTGCGAAGACTACGATGTTATCCGATGCTTTGATTTTTTAAATCATATTGACAACATGGTTCCTTTTGCTGAGGTGGCCATGAATTCCAGAAAAAATATCTTTGAACCAGCAATTTCCATGTCTTATGCGCGAGACTTTGATATAGAACACTATATGGGAGTTGTGGAAGAAATAATTGACATGATTAAGAAGGTTACCGGATTGTCCAGGTCTGCAGCTCAGAAAAAATTTATTCTGGGGCTTAAGGATATGGCTGGGGTCTGTCCGCCAGCCTTTATCCGTCAGTTGGTTACAGAAATTCGTGATGAATATCCGGAGCTTGTGGTTCACTATCATCGTCATTATACAGACGGTCTGTTTGTTCCTGCTGTTGCTGAGGCAGCAAGGGCAGGGGCGCACATTGTGGATACAGCCATTGGAGCTGCCGTAAGATGGTATGGTCAGGGAGAAGTTCTTTCCACTGCTGCCTACATTGAAGAGCTTGGCATGAAAACCAATCTGAATAAGGAAATGATTCGCAAGTGCGGCTTTCTTCTAAAACAGATTATGCCCTATTATGATCGTTATACAGCACCTTATTTTCAGGGTATTGATTATGATGTTGTAGAGCATGGCATGCCTGGTGGAGCAACTTCTTCTTCTCAGGAAGGTGCCATGAAACAGGGGTATATCCATTTGCTGCCCTACATGCTTAAGTTTCTCGCCGGTATTCGCAAAATCACCAGATACCATGATGTAACTCCTGGTTCTCAGATAACCTGGAACACATCCTTTTTGACAATTTCCAATGTTTATAAAGAAAAAGGTGATCATGGGGTTAGAAAGCTGCTGAGGGTTCTTGATAAAGTCAATTCTACACCTGAAGACCAGCTGGATGAAAAAACAAAGGAAGACAGGCTTGAAATATACAAGCACAGCAATGATGCATTCAGAAATCTCTTGATTGGCAAGTTCGGAAGGCTTCCTCTCGGCTTTCCTCCAGACTGGGTGTATGAAAGTGCTTTTGGTGAAAAATTTGAAGAGGCCTTGCGTACGAGAACAGAAGATTCTCCTCTTGCCAGTCTGGAAGATATTGATGTTGATAAGGAAAGAGAGAATCTTATCTCTCACATAGATAGAGAGCCTACAGATGAAGAACTTGTTATTTACCTGAACCATCCAGGGGATGCTTTGACAAATATTCAGTTTAAGTGTCAGTTTGGTGATCCCAACCAACTGCCCTTAGATGTCTGGTTTGAAGGTCTCCGCTCAGGCGAAGAGATGACCTTTGAGGACAGCAACGGCAAACCTCACAACCTGATGATTCTGGATATTTCCGCGCCTGATCATAATGGTATGAGTGTGGTTCGCTACTCTCTTGATTCTGAGTTTTTAACTTATCAGGTAAAAGTCAGTGAGGGATTCGGAGGTCCTAAAGATGCCTTAGAAATGGCAGATCCAAAGGATATCTATCAGATTGGCGCTCCCAACAATTGTGACTTATGGGTAATGCATGTCAAACCCGGTGATAAAGTCAAAAAAGGAGAAGAGCTTTTCAACATATCCATTATGAAGCAGGAAAAAGCAGTTACATCTCCTGTTGATGGCATAGTCAGACGAGTTCTCAAATTTGCTGATTATCAGGAAGACAAGATTATGGTTCCTGTTCAGGAAGGTGAACTCCTTATAGAGTTAGGTCCTGTTCCCAATACCTGCACCGGATGTGGTGGGCATATTGTTCTGGAAGAATGCAAATTCTGCCCGGAATGCGGAAACAGGGTTTAA
- a CDS encoding biotin--[acetyl-CoA-carboxylase] ligase, with product MCKSVSCAILPESAGLRTFSFESCTSALDEMWSLIEENSAAHGDSVICHVQTRGRGQMGRQWFSPSGNLYAAWYIPSVESILKKELLPLVIGLSLKRALAEFGFQLSIKWPNDLIYNETKIGGILIEDKQGAQVAGIGLNLCSCPKPAQMREFSIVPAGSLGLDRNTVDVNVFWSELVKYLYSSYIYILCNFSLIDFIREINLNMWLIGEKVRVDSSNGVNYGVFSGIGQCGEILLINEHGEQGIEHKVSSGTISRLIQD from the coding sequence ATGTGTAAATCTGTTTCTTGTGCTATATTGCCCGAATCAGCAGGGTTGAGAACTTTTAGTTTTGAATCATGCACTTCTGCTCTGGATGAAATGTGGAGCTTAATTGAAGAAAACTCTGCTGCCCATGGTGACTCAGTGATTTGCCATGTGCAGACACGAGGACGCGGACAAATGGGCAGACAATGGTTTTCTCCCTCTGGCAACCTTTATGCTGCCTGGTATATTCCATCAGTTGAATCCATTTTGAAAAAAGAGCTTCTACCCCTTGTTATAGGTTTATCACTTAAACGAGCTCTTGCTGAATTTGGCTTTCAATTGTCAATTAAATGGCCTAACGACTTGATATATAATGAAACTAAAATCGGAGGTATTCTCATTGAAGACAAGCAGGGTGCTCAGGTTGCGGGTATAGGATTAAATTTATGCTCTTGTCCTAAGCCGGCACAAATGAGGGAATTCAGCATTGTTCCAGCTGGCAGTCTTGGGTTGGACAGGAACACAGTTGATGTTAATGTTTTCTGGTCTGAACTGGTTAAATATTTATATTCCAGCTATATTTATATATTGTGCAATTTTTCTTTAATTGACTTTATACGGGAAATTAACTTAAATATGTGGCTGATAGGTGAAAAAGTACGTGTTGATTCCAGCAATGGAGTCAATTATGGAGTTTTTTCAGGAATAGGACAATGTGGCGAGATACTGCTCATCAATGAGCATGGAGAGCAGGGAATCGAGCACAAGGTCAGTAGCGGCACTATTTCCCGTTTGATCCAGGATTAA